The Flavobacterium psychrotrophum region AAAAAGACGAAAGTACACTATGCGCTGGTTACAGATGAGTATGGTGTGTTTCAGGGTATCATTACATTAAATGATATTCTTGAAGCCCTTGTGGGTGATGCTGCCGACTTCTACGAAGACGAGTTTCAGCTTGTTGCAGAAGCCGATGGTACCTGGACGGTAGACGGGCACTATCCGCTTCACGACTTTTTAACCTATTTTGACCTTGACGACCTGATACCCGATTATGAGGTAACTACCGTAAGCGGCCTTATTATGACAGAGCTTAGCTATATACCCAAAGAAGGAGAGAAGCTGGCATGGCATTTGTATGAACTTCAGGTTGTAAAAATGGAAGGTGTTAAGATTGATACCGTAAAAGTACGTTCGTTAAAAGAGTAGTAATCAGTTATGGTTTGCAGTAGCTTCACTTATAAGCAGAACGATTAAAGTAATGACATTAAGTAATAAACAAAATAGCCGGAGGTAAAAAACTTCCGGCTATTTTTTTTGTAAAAAGTTGCTGTAATATTTTGGACTTATTTTGAAAAGTATATATTTGCACTAATCAATTTTAATCAACCAATTATGAAGAAAATTATCTACCTCTTTATTGTTTTAGGTGCTCTGTCAGTTACTGCACAAACTAAGAAAAAAGCAGTTACAAAAAATGCTACAACTAAGACTGCTGTAGCTACATCTGCTGTAGAGAAGCCTGAAGAAAAGAAAATATTTATAGCTAAAGATGATGTCATCATCCAAGATGGCAGGGCAGTGCTGACTTTTGAGAATATATATTTTGAAGATTATGCAAAAAATCTTTATCCCGTAGCGCTACAGTTACTAGCTGAAGAGTCTCAGTTTATAGATACCGAGATGACTAGCAGTAAGCTAAATAATATGATGCTTACAGCATATGTTAATGCTAAGTATTCAATAGCAAACGAAAGTACTTTTAAAGCAAAAACCATTACTATATTTTTTTACGACACATATGATGCATGGTCACTAAATGTAACATTTGATGCTACAGGTAGTAATGGGGTTAACTTCGAAGATAAGTATATTACTTTTTTTGACAAGGCAGGGGTTAAAGAAATGAAGGCTGCTTCGTTAACTAAAAAGCAATAAAATAGACATGATAACAAAATCGCCGGAGGTATATGCTTCCGGCATTTTTATTTTCAGGATTTTCTGTTAAGCTTTCTTATATAGTTAAACTTCCGGATTTTAGGATATAAAGGTTTTAGTTATACTTATGACTAAAATAATGGCAATCAAATGCATCAATTAACAATGCCCTATCATGGTAATACTAAGGGCAGTATTCTAAATTCATAAAAATAACGTACTTTTGCACCCTGAAAGTTTTTTTTAGGGCTTTCAGGCTTTTGAATTTAAACTTTAAACTAAAAAAATGACAGAAGGTAATTTTGTAGATTATGTAAAGATATATGTGTCTTCCGGTAAGGGAGGAAAAGGATCTACGCACCTGCACAGGGAGAAGTTTATTGAAAAAGGCGGCCCCGATGGTGGCGATGGTGGCCGTGGTGGGCACGTTTTTCTGGTGGGTAACAAGAGTTTATGGACGTTGTTTCATCTTAAGTTTGCACGCCACATTAAAGCAGGCCATGGTGGCGACGGTGGTAGCGCACGCAGCACCGGTGCCGATGGTGATGATAAGTTTATAGAAGTGCCGCTGGGTACCGTGGTAAAAGACCAGGAAACTGGTGAGGTGCTTTTTGAAATAACAGAGCACGGCCAGAAGCAGATAATTGCTAAAGGTGGTAAAGGTGGTTTGGGTAACTGGCATTTCCGTACCTCTACAAACCAAACGCCGCGTTACAGCCAGCCGGGTATGCCGGCTGAGGAGAACGATATATTATTAGAACTTAAGGTACTTGCCGATGTAGGTCTTGTAGGCTTCCCTAATGCGGGTAAGAGTACGCTGCTTAGTGTGCTTACATCTGCCAAGCCAAAGATTGCCGATTATCCATTTACCACGCTTAAGCCCAACCTGGGTATTGTGGCATACAGAGATTTTCAGTCGTTTGTAATTGCAGATATACCGGGTATTATAGAAGGCGCTGCCGAGGGTAAAGGCCTTGGACATTACTTCCTGCGACACATAGAGCGTAACTCGGTACTGATATTCCTTATTCCGGCAGATGCCGATGATATTAAAAAGGAGTATGAAATAT contains the following coding sequences:
- the obgE gene encoding GTPase ObgE codes for the protein MTEGNFVDYVKIYVSSGKGGKGSTHLHREKFIEKGGPDGGDGGRGGHVFLVGNKSLWTLFHLKFARHIKAGHGGDGGSARSTGADGDDKFIEVPLGTVVKDQETGEVLFEITEHGQKQIIAKGGKGGLGNWHFRTSTNQTPRYSQPGMPAEENDILLELKVLADVGLVGFPNAGKSTLLSVLTSAKPKIADYPFTTLKPNLGIVAYRDFQSFVIADIPGIIEGAAEGKGLGHYFLRHIERNSVLIFLIPADADDIKKEYEILLDELRRYNPEILDKERVIVISKCDMLDTELTTEMKANLDVTFKNTPYLMISSVAQLGLTELKDKLWQMLNVPAV